The region CATCTCTCCAAACTTAGTCAGGCTTCGGCGCAGAGCGGCCTCGTCGATTGGTTTGAGCAGGTAATCGACGCTGTGGACCTGAAACGCCCGGAGCGCGTATTCGTCGTAGGCGGTCGTAAAAATGACCGGGCAACGGACCGCCACCTGGCTAAAAATGTCGAAGCTCTGCCCATCGACCAGTTCAATGTCGGCCAGCAGCAGGTCGGGTGGAGTTTGCGTCTGAAACCACTCGACCGACGCGGCCACGCTGTCCAATACGTCGAGCACCGTTATCATGGGGTCGTAATCCTGAAGCATCGCCCGCAGTTGCCGGGCGGCCAAAGGTTCGTCTTCGATGATGAGTATGTTCATGGTCTTATGGAGTAAATAAGTAAAAAGCTACCCAAGACAACATTTGTAGGCGGAGCTTATTGGCTCAATCGCTCATTCCGTCAGCATCCTATAAGCGGCACCGTTACCATAAATGCCTGTTCGGTTTCCTGAATGTCGATATCGGGCTGGCCCAGCAGTCGGTACTTCTGGCTAATGGTCAGCAGCCCTTTTTTGTCGGATGCAACGTCGGAGCGGGGCCGGCGTTGCAGGTTATTTTCGACTACCAGCGTTTGATGGCCGTTACTGTACAGCCGAATCGTGAGCGGGCGGCTCGCCGAGACGATGTTGTGCTTCACCGCGTTTTCGACCAGCAGTTGCAGCGTCAGCGGGGGCAGGCGATAGCTGCGGTACGCTGGGTCGATGGCTACCTCGAGCTGCAAACCCTCATCGAAGCGCGTTTTCAGGAGGCCCAGGTAAGCGTGGGTAAAGGTCAGCTCATCATCGAGCGAGATAAGCGTCTGCTCGTTGCTTTGCAGCAAATACCGATACACCTGCGCCAGATCGCCGATAAACCGCACGGCTTTGTCGGTTTCCTGGGCTTTCACCAACGCCTGTAAGCTGTTTAGGCTGTTGAACAGAAAATGCGGCTGCACCTGCCCTTTCAGCGAATTAAGCTGCATTTCGAGCTTCGCCCGGCGCAGTTCCTCCGATGCGCGTTTTTCGACCAGCCACTGCCAGAAAAAATACCGGGCTTCATAGATGGCTCCGATGATGGTCGCGTAGAACAAGCCGATGCCGAACATGAACAAGGGGTCGCCGAGGTCGGGCCGGGTATGACCCGCGAACAGGTAGTAGATCGTTAGCAGCAGCCGCACCAGCACCAGCCCGGCGGTGGCGGGCAAGCTTAACACCGCCAGCCAGATGATGCGCTGCCGGGTACGTTCCAGCCCAGGGTATTGTCGCTGCGCCTGTATAACCAGTGTCCGAATGGTAAACCACGACAGATAGAGCGTAAAA is a window of Spirosoma linguale DSM 74 DNA encoding:
- a CDS encoding signal transduction histidine kinase, LytS (PFAM: histidine kinase internal region~KEGG: sdn:Sden_1210 histidine kinase internal region), which produces MNHLNDKALRIIGPLALWAVGTVFFNLNVLVDAPVSRWRFVTFGIFTLYLSWFTIRTLVIQAQRQYPGLERTRQRIIWLAVLSLPATAGLVLVRLLLTIYYLFAGHTRPDLGDPLFMFGIGLFYATIIGAIYEARYFFWQWLVEKRASEELRRAKLEMQLNSLKGQVQPHFLFNSLNSLQALVKAQETDKAVRFIGDLAQVYRYLLQSNEQTLISLDDELTFTHAYLGLLKTRFDEGLQLEVAIDPAYRSYRLPPLTLQLLVENAVKHNIVSASRPLTIRLYSNGHQTLVVENNLQRRPRSDVASDKKGLLTISQKYRLLGQPDIDIQETEQAFMVTVPLIGC